AAGAGGGAGTGTAACGAGTCAGGTCCTCAATATGGCTGACGAAATTTCTCGCTAAAAGCACATGATTAGGTATCAGACGGGTATCACAAATAACCCCCAATTTGACATGGTCAGCATACTCGTTAAAACACACGGAAATACCTGAAATAAAGTTAATGATGGTAatggaatatttaaaaaatatttcactcaCAAGTGTTCGCCTGTGGGGGTCTGAAATATATGGCACTCTCTACTTCTTGGCCCCAGATAGTCTTCTGAGTAACATTCGGATGTCTACTAGATACTTCGGTAACAGATATGGCGAATTTTCTAGACAAATACCTCAAATAAATGATCAGGAGGATGGAAGGCAAAACTTCGGTTAAAATCCCAAACTTGGTTTGCAAAATCGTCAAGAAATAGGACATCTGTTGTTTCTCCAGACTCTCATTCAACCTATTTCTGATCTTCACTAAATTCTCGATCATGGTATCGCCCTTTTCCTCATTCAAGACCGGCAAACCCATGAAAAGTATACCGCTGCAAGAATCCTCAGGTCTCACGTTAACCCCGGTAGCAAATACATAGTTGGAATTTATATTTCTCATGAAAATCGCTATTTCTTCGGGGATCACGTGGTCCGTTTGTTTCAGGTATTTCGAGAGGTTCTTGCTGAAGGCCGTCAGCATGATTTCAAGTTCCGACACAGcgaaatttttcgatatagTTTTCAGATAGCTGCTTTTTATAGGTTCAGACCAGGCCACGCATTTCCTGCCGCTCAAAGTGACCGTTTGAAGGTATTCTTTCTGGCACAAAATATGAGAGATTATGTTTTTAGGCGAATAAAATATTATCTTGGCCAATTCTATGAATTCGAACAGAGCGCCGTATATCAAAGGTACGTAAGTTTTTATCGAACCGACGAAAGTGTTGATGTTGTTGCAATAACCGTAAACGACGCACTGATACAAGGCGAAAAACTCGGAAATCAACATGGAAGGTAGAAGAACGGGCAACGAAATACAACACGTCCAAAACAGCTTCAGGGAAATCCTGAACAGATTCCTGGGATCCAGGGAAACCACGATCGATTTGAGAAAAACCGACAGGTGCAACTGCCTCTTGTTCTTCTCCTTCTCGATGGTGTAAGACACGAAAGTGAACCTAGAATGAAGATCAGGTTTGATAACTCTAAATCCGCGTCTGATTTCTTTCACAATCGAAACGAAAGTGATGAACGCTATCGCCAAAAATTGGGTGAAACTAGGGTTGTCTTTCAGCAACGCCACGTTTTCCAACGGATCGTAATTCGACAAGAACTCGTTCCAGAAATTCGTCAGTTCCAACACGATGTGTTCCAGGAGTTTCGGCGTCGACTTGGGTTTCTTGAAGATATTGTTGAGGGGGCTGTCTGAAGCGAAGAATCTGAAAGTGTTCAAAATAGATTTATCGCCCAAGGAGCGTCAAAATCGATGCTTACCCGGTGCTGGGTTTAGTTGGCGGAATTAAAGGTAGGAGATCACCGATGTTGAGGTGTTCATTGAGTAGAATATGATGCAATTTCAATAAGATGTAATGGTGGTCTTCCAAGGTAGGTATAATGATGATGTGCCATGGGGAGCAGTTTGGTGGCAGATATTTGGAGACAAGATCGCTCacatattcctgaaaaaaaagtttagaagAAGTGGAAGACTGCAAATATCAAAGAGTACAGAGAAGCCAATAAGAAGAAGAATGGTGGTCCTCACCAGAAGATTGGGGAcactttttattttattatatttctagTCTTCTTAATAAGAAATATGCTGATCACTCAGCATCACGTCAACTGTCAACAGCCCTAGTCTACCCTCACTTGTCCTTGAGGGCAGACTACCCAACATCCACTTATGTTATTCGTTAAGTTATTGATTTTCCCAGgtaatttttctgaattttttccccTAAGAACCTTCTGCGGAGTATGAGGAatgttttaatgaaaaaatgaatgaaatcggTCAAGCCATTTTTATAGGATGCGATGACAACCCAAGAAAGGacttaatttttatttatacagAATGGATTCTTCCCAATTTTTTAACTACGTTTTATTCGAATTTCCCAATactcttttcaactcatttgtCTCGAATTAGAGGTTATAACAATTCATTCAACACTATCGTGAATGAATTGTTGTAATTTCTAGGATGAACTTTATAATCCGTATGACTCAAATCATCAAACAAAAACATGCAACCCTTATCATGTTTGTTGTGAACAAAGATATCGGACTGTCCCACAAATCGAAGAGTGATAAGCACACCAAAATAACTTGATCGTGGAAATTACGACATCGGCATGCATTTATTTCACGCAACAGATTTTATTCACCTGAATATTGAACTCTGTAACGGGGCGATTCTTGAAGATACCCGTGGAGACCGAAACGTTTTTCTCGATGTCAAACTGCACCTTTTTCCAGGCGTATTGGGCGCCTTTGGTGACCAGCGCTTGGTGGAGTCTGGGGAAGCTCAGTTTTCCATTTTTGCTCCTTCTGTTCACCACTTCCTGGTAAATATGAGAACTATGAAATTAGGGACTCAAACGAGACGATAATCTCGCAGTTTCTCACCTGCAAGTGCCGTTTTACAGCATCAGGTTGTGCGGGACCTTTAACTCTCAACAGTATCGAACCGATACCTTGGTTCCTGTGAGTATCTAGGAGACTTCTAACGGTGGTTGTTTTCACGAATTCCAAGTCTGGGTAAATCAATGAGATCAACCAGAACCATACTGATTGAAGCAGCTGACTGACTGAAGCAAAGTGAGAAGATTTACATATACAGAGGGTTTACGCTGAATATCGATCAGAAAGTTATTTGATGATGaagtaaaaaataaattcttgTTGAAAATGGAGAATTTCtcccaaaataaaaataaccatTGAAAATGAAGCTTATAATCAGTAAATCCATGAAGTATCTTTAAAATTGACTCACCTACGAACTTGAAAAGCAACAAGGGCAGCACAGCAAAAAGCACAACCACGAACAGAGAGGCACCAATCAAAAAACCGAACATATTCACAAAAAATCAACTTTTCACTTTATAACTTGAGATCATATCAGCGAGGAAtcagaaaaacaataaaaataaaagatcGGTGTATTATTGAAATCCGTGTTTATCCACAAATTGAATATTATCTTATATGACACAGACGATGACGTAATAAATGATCATCTAATGCACAGACCTATGAACTTAACAGAAGTTTTTATATACAGTATGCTCATAAACAATTTCTTAGaaacatatgaaaataaagaaataaatctTTTGAGTATTCAGAACTCTTCTATTCAAGCCTTTTTTTATAAACCATTATTCAGGAAAGACTCAAGACAATATGCCCCTCTACTAGAGATAATAAATAGAAATCTTGAATCAATAATGCATGGAAATATCGACTAGAAACAATAGAATATTCTCTTTTATCAACTCTTATCAACAAACTGATAAGCTCTCTTCTGCATAATTATCTACCTCTTCCAAATAAAAGGTCAACATTTTATTGTACTCAAATTATAACATTTCTTCTATTCAAGAGTCTTTGTATTCAATTCACATCAGTTCTTCATTTTGTACTCAGACATTTCAGCAGCATATTTTTCTTTAGATTTTTCATACATATCCACATAAACCTGAAATAGATTTTTCTCAATCATCTTCATCGatcttttgaaaaatttgatttcCCTACCCTCTTATCATTAACAGACAAAGTTTTCCACCTCACAGCCAGTTGCCTCGTCAATTCCTGTTTTGAAGGTTCAACTTCGCCAGGCTTCAGGTTCGAATTCAACTCCTCCATCAGAATCGGCCTCTGCTCTtggcaaaattgaaaaaagggatTGGAAGGCCTCTTAGGAGCGTTTGGGTCTTTTTCAGTTTTCAATGTTTTACGTTTTACCGGTCTTCTGTTTCTCGTTTTCTCCGGTTTCTCTTCGTAATCTAAAAATGGACCAGTGAGATCtcgtaaaaatttcaatttccaacGAACCATCGAATTTCTCTTCCTTTATCTTCTCAGTTTTCACCACAACGTTGGATTTACTACCGTGTGGTTCTTCTTTGACCAAATCAGTATTCGGAATCACAGACCAATCTTCACCGTAGTGTTGCAACAAcctttttttgaagaattgtaCTTCTTTGTGTCTTTTCTTAACTATTTTATTCACTTCTTGTATCCTTAAAAATAATAACCGTGTATAGTTCACTGGTGTGTAAAACTAAATGTCTCTGAATACCTGAACACAAGAATTTCATTCGCCTTTTGGATCTCTGCACATTCTTCAAGTAACAACTTATATTTTTTATAGTACACATCATGTTCATTGTTGTCCTCAAATATACCATCGTTTTCCGATTCATCAGACAtcattttgaaggaaaaaacataaaatttggaattttttagcgtttttgtttatatataaCATAACCACAAAAATAAGGCTGTCAAAATGTAGGGTAGGCAACCACATTAACCCAGTATGAATTGCgaaaatttatttccaaatTAATATGCTTTCTACAATTCCCAATTCAATAATTGAGCAAGTATGATTGCGTATCTTGAAGGTTGTGACATATTATTTGATAATATATAGCATTGAGCCAATTGAAGAGTGGTTTCATTGTTCGAGCGTATTTCGAATTATTCGTTCGAATTTTCAGATCATAACGAGAGATTTCGAATACTTTCGCATGTATTATGCATTTCATTTCACCGACACTGCAATATTATGGGAATCTAAATATAAATCTAACTGCAACCAGGTGAAATATCTCAGTATTCACCAGAACTCCTAATTTCTAGAACGTGCAAGCGCGCTATGTAAAGGTGTTTTTATATCTCGAAATTGGCGAATACAGTGGCAGGAATCCAGAAATTAGCAAATTCACCGAAATAATACCACGATTCATCATCTTTTTAGATGAATCATTGCGATAAGTGCGCAAATGACGTAAAATTTTACTTCTAGTGGTTGGCAGCCCTCGATGAAGTCCTTTGAAGAAAGAAAAATCCATCAGGtttgacagataattacaaataTTTGGAAAACTCTAGAAAAAACATTGGGAaaaaattatccaaaattttcagaatggaAAAATACAAGGTGGAATTGTACATTTACGATCTCTCCATGGGAATGGCTAAAACTTTAGCCCAAATGTTCATAGGTTggtaatgaatttgaaaaatgtataaaaataatttcgtaaatttgaaaaatttataggaagaCCATTGGAAGGTATCTGGCATACTTCTATAGTTGTTTTCGGTAGGGAATACCTATTCAATTCGAATGGAGTTGAGAATTGTATCCCTGTAAGTACCCCTtgctgaaatttttcattaactaGTTGTAAACTGATAGTTCTGACTGATACATATAGTTGCCCTCTTTGAAAATGCTTCCAGAATGAGTTGAGGAAGTTGTCTAATTCACCAATTGTGTAGGCATGAACAACATTTCTACGTTCAAATTAGATAGTCTAAAATTAAACATGTTCTATTTTTGAATATTGTATTGCCTCATTCTCTATGCATCTCATCTCTGAGATGGTACACTTGATACGCCGTAGTCAATTTAAGAATTGGCAGATTCAGTAAAGTGTGAAAGAAGTTCACAAGTGTGTTTTTCTAGGCAAGTACGCATTTGGGAAAACCACTAAGAGTTGAGGTTTTAGGATATACCGAGGTGCCATATCAGGTGTTCTTAGAATATCTCAACAGTATTTCTGAATCCACATATACGTGAGTTCTCTTGATTTATCATATTTCTTCATTTAACTATAGAGTGTTGATATTAATGTTCTCACTTACCCGAATTCTATATAGTCCTTTCTTCAGAATTTTTCAAGCTGAAAAGGAATTAACattaataatagaataaataatATGTTGTCTTATATATTGATATATATATCTCCTTTGCAGGGGATCCACCTATAATCTTTTCACACACAATTGTAATAATTTCTCCGAAGAAATAGCCCAGTTCTTGGTAGGAAAAAGCATACCTCAGTACATTCTCGACCTACCTAAGGAAGTCTTGAACTCAAACCTCTCTCCACCCCTATTGGCCCTGCTCAATCAGCTGGAAAAAGGAGCACACGTTGGTGCTACTGGGCAGAGTACTAAAGAGGGCAGTCCCGATTACCAGGAGTTGCAGTCTCAGATAGAAGAAGCAAGGTTAGGGCCGAAAAACGTTGAGAAAATGTCGGGTGGGAACGAGAAGCTTTCGAATTGAATATGTTCACGATTTTCAGCTTGGACTGAAAGAAAAGtggataaaaaaattgttactaAATTAAATTCCATCCAGAATGACTGCTTTGAAGTGTCAGTAGTTTGTAGAAACTCCTATCCACTTTTCTTCGAACCACATCTGCTTTTAACTTTGTTGTTGGTTTTTCTTAACCAAGTGTTATCTGTGTTATCGTTGCTGTTCAGTGCTAcagctatttttttttaataatggagATTGTTTACTCAATGAATGTTGTAGTACAAACAGCAACGATGCCCTGGTTTTCTCCTATTGTAATTCTTCCATCTACCATCTTCCGTTTATCTGACTAGTATTATCTCTGCTTATAGCGTATTGTGATATTTACAAAGCAGTTGTGATAGACTTTTTGTGTTCCATTTATCcatgttttgattttttttaaggaCGAATTGACTAGTAGCTCGAATTGTTTGCGAAAGTTGTACTAATAGCAATTGAAACGAATCAATAAAGTTGAGATAGTTGACAGttgtttattaatttttcacatgcaccaaaattttcaattaggagagaaattgaagaaaaaaaaatgttgctgCCATAACACATTTCCAGTTCAAGTAAGAATTTCGAAGAAACTGCTAAAAATTTGGCTCATTTTGCTCAAGGGTGACCATCACCTCATTTTTTTCATCACAAACATAACATAAACAATATATTGAGGTGGGataacacaaaatgaatttATTATAGGTATCACTCTTTGTTACTTGAACTGAGAAGGAAAAGATTAACGGAAAAATTCTTTAAAAGGGAAAAAAAGAAGGCGAAAGAAAGAGAGAGAAGACGTAGAGAAGGTGAAGGAGGGACACAAGACGAAGTAAGTTTGGGAcacaaaaaaacaaataaaatttagtgaacaaagaataaaaaaatgataaaaacaaCAGAATACATTTGAGAGAGTTTCTTGTCATCCTCAGGAGAACACTATGAGTGAGGCAGAACTGGTTAATGGCAACAATAAGGTTGCTTCCCCAACAGCTGAGCAACTGTTGGCTTTGGACGAAGAAGAGAGGCTGGAGGAGGAAGAACAGAAGATTGACAAGAACCCCCCCATCGTTTTTTCCGATGCCGTTGATGTGAGTCtagttgaaattaaattttcaggAATGGCTCTAACTTTCCGCCCTACAGGTCAAAGCGGAGTTTGACGCGTTGATCAATCTCATAGATGGAAAAATATCAACCGTTGAACAGGGTTGCATGGAGGAACTGTCCGTTTATATGCTAGAAGGCGAAGGTTGTTGGGCGCTCAGCGATAATTTCTTAACGTTCGTTGGAAGAGTCTTCAACGACGCAGTTTTTCCCGTGGAAGCCAGGGTAAGGATGACAAACATCCTTGCAGCGGGAGCTCTGAAGAGCGACATCATTCTTCTTTTGCATCAAGACAGGAAGGATCACGTCCTTATGAACTACGCCTTCGGAATCGACAGGCTCAGTTTGGAGGAACAGCAGGCTCTCAGTCTCCTCGTGAGTACTTTTTATCTTAATTGAGGTTAGGTTGGgaaatttggcaacagcgcataccgATTATGAGGCTGAGTCGCAGTTTTATGGCGAAATGGACAAAATTTTCGTTAAAGCTCCAACAACTTTGAAATAATAAAGATTGATGGGTCAAAAATTGCTTTGCCGGAAGATTAATGCAGTGGTTGCCAGATTTTCTCTTTGAGGTTAGGTGGGGTTTTAAGTTTCCGATCCGTCAACTTTCTTATACTTGTCGTTGCAGATCTGCAACCTGTTTTCCAACATGAGCGCCTCCGAATGGCTCTTGTACATATCCGAGTGGAATCTGAACGGGCAGCAGACCAGCAACCTCAGGGTTACCACGAAAGTGAGCGTTCACTGCCTGTTGGCCGACGACAAGGTCCTGCAGGACAGGGGTACCGCCATCATCCACAACCTGGGTTGTAAGGAGGTAAAAACGGTGGTCCGTATCAATGTCAATCAAATTTAGTGTGTTTGAGCGTTCTCTATAATACAAGATCCTAACCGAATTCTGAAAACGCGTATACAAGACCATAGAGCTTGGTGGGGTTATATCGCGTGATCAATTTGAATTCTGATAGGCTACAGATTTCCGCCACTGAACCAATTAAATTTCGAGAATTCACTGACGTCAGAAGTAGGAAACTTTTCAAGTTGCCCTTTTGAAATCGCGTTATTGTCAATGCCAAAGTATAGATATGATTTTTGTGCCTAACAAACCTTTCCATTAGGTggatttatttttagaaaagTGTCCGGATATGTGTAGATTTCATCATCAATTAAATTTATCGCCCATTTTACGCCGTTTAGACTATGAATTCCGTAGTGCTACTCGGTTTCTTGATTGAATCACATTTGTGTGTATTTGACAAGATACTCCTTTTccttctcgttttttttttctttcagaaattGTTCAAAAATATAAGGATTCGTCAGCTTTTGCCCAAAGGCTGTTTGTCTAAGGTAGCTTCATTGTGAACTGGCTTCCTTTTATATGTTATCATTGTTTTAGCGTTGCTCATCCTGTCTCTATTCTATATACCCATTTTCATCGAAGGAATCTTCGAGCACATAGTAATACTCATGAAGAATCTTACGGTGAACCAGTATCTTTCACTGGATTCAAAGATGAGGAAAGAAACAGACCTCGCTTGCTAGAATATGTTTTGCAAACGCCGATATCTACTCGCATTTTGATCTCATCACTAAAAATGTAACAGCCATAATTATGCAGCTTCCTTTGCTACTAAAACTGTAGTATTCAATAAAAAGCAGAAGTTGCCCtacgaaaattgaaaatttcttgtCTTATCGAGcttataaacagaaaatttcaacattCGATGGGAATTTCTATTTTGAACTTGTTCACTGTGCTATTTATCACTTTTCTTGATGCTGCCAGGTGTTTGACGACGTAGCGGTGGAGTTGGCCATGGCGGTGTTACAGTTCTTCAATTCTAAACCCTCAGAAGAACACCTGTTCAGGTGCATGAAGGCGTTGGCTAAGTTTTCCCAAGTTTCGCGACAGGAAGTACCACAACTGATCCAAATGATAGGACCGGATCCGAAAAGCTTCGCAGGTACCAGCGAGAGAGTCGATCAGCAGATAGCGGAAATCGGCACGGGTAGAAGATCTTAATGAAATCTTGTTAAACGGACGAGGAAATGTAAAATTTCAcctataaattttgaaatacaCCAAATTATAACCACGGATACCTGTTTTTTATTATTGGCATTTATTGAAGggaatttttgaaggattttatTGATGCAAGTTTATATACCGAGTATTTATACGTTTCTTATGATATTATTTTGATGTGTGTTTATAAACTTGATCTTTAAAGTGTAAATATTTGTATGCTTGGCAATTTTTGTAGTGTCTTCCTATTGTATTGTTACAATAAAGAAATACTAagtatttttgggttttttTATTGGATTGAAGATCTCTTGACTGAAAGACCTTGAAGGAAAATATGATACATGGATTAGGAACGTTTTTGTTGGCTTCAATCAACTCGGCGTCCCAAATTATACCAGATATCTGTCCGCTGTGCctcacaaattgaaaatttcgcgACGTTAATGATTTTCTGAGTCTAAAACGTTTCCGGGAAGCTATAAAACGAACTACTAGTTAATTTGCACGGAAAAAACCGTCCAGTCCGCCGAACCTATGGGAAATAATCGTAAAATTCACGAGAATATCCCGAGATAGCATATCTATTTAATGGGTACTCCCGAATATTAATTCGATTCGATTTTAAGAGTGCAtctttcataaaatcgtttatATCTCGGGGAAGCAGAAGAATATCGGTCATGACGGCAGTCTCTTGGAATTTCCATCTCTAATTCGATATACAGCACATTGATAAGGTCCTCCTGGAAGCTTTCAAGTCCGCCGAGGTCAAACCTGGAGCAGTTCTGCGTCTTCGGCGGCCGACAAACGACGTTCGGAAAGTTTTCTCCTGTAGAATTGGTCGATTCATATTTTCCAAGTTTTTCGCAAATTGAAACTTTTCGTGCCAGTTCAGCTGATATCCTGTAGGTAGGTGTCTATCGAAGTTGCGGACCCCCCGGTTCGTTGAACTTTCCAAATTTCGTTAGGAATTCTTCTAATGGACTTCCGGAAGTTGGGGCGAGAAATTTTGAGGGTTGAAACTTTGTCGAATAAGTGCGGGGGTAGGTAATTGAAATTAATAAACAAAGAGGAAATCGCGTCTGAGAAATGTGGGAAATttaatattgtaacgtttcgcgCTTTGAAAGGCGagggaaatttttgttttgggaAAATTAGATCCGTATGGTCCCTCTATCATCTCGCTCCTTTTTATAGCTACACTTGTCAGTAGATGTACATTTGCTACTTGAAAGAAGTATGTACGGAAGTTTCCCGCCTCATCCACAAAAAAATTGGATTTTATCTTGAAACAATCATTCGAGTTCTGTTGAGGAAAATTCGTTGTTGTCGAAAAACTTCCCGCGAAAAGCCACAAAGTTTTATTCCCCAATATCCGACCTCCCCTTCGCCGAGATCGGATTTGTGACATTCTATTTTCCCCATGTCATATTCGGGTAATAAAAACTGGGTTTTCTCTTTCCCGTCAAACGCATACCCTTGAGGGGTCCACGTTGAGTTTTCTGATCGATCCGGACAAGAATCGTGCCTATCGACAGATCTGGTTTATATTGCCTCTTCAACTCCGATTCGGTCCTTCAGcatctttcaataattccattCCGGTTCACGATAACATGCCGTTGGGGATGCAGATATTGGCAGCCTAACGCAAACAATAAAGGTTTAACTCTAACCGTCTCCGAGTTTCGGAAAATGCAGTTAGTAGAGCTATTTTGCCAGTGGAAGTGCTGCATTTACTTATGAGGTGGAAGAGTAAGAGCTCTGTCTcacaagatcggctaatacgGTCAAATGCAGGACGAAATCCCGTCTTCATAGTATCCAGAACTAAAAGCTCATTCCGGCAAGCTACCGATAGGATAGTTGCTAGTCAGGAATAGGTTGCATAGCTTCAATTTTATAACAAAAAGATCCGTCAGGTATCCACGGCGCATAGATGGAGATCCAGCATGTCTGAGTCCAGATTTTTCATCGTTGGGGAGCTCAAAAGATTAATTCGGAAGTtaatcgagcgtgtcagatgaaTGTAAGGGGATATACTTATTTGGACCCTATAGAGTACCTCTacgaaaaattagacctgtatatagggggaattgtctaggaaaGCATGTCggagtattaaaaaaaaactatcattgtacatactcgatcgtgtcagattaggatatatgtggttgattacatgttgaaattctcttaaatctgacaatttaagcttgaccaaaatgtgtgggagggcgccaaacttgcaaaaaaagtcacgtgtacattcttgaGTGCGGTGgctgttttccttattttgaagcaaatgattcaagaataacggaaaaatataatctggcaGTTTCATCAAgccgaatcaataaaaattggccataaaagtcacaaaaatcagtttttttttcaattatctcctctcctgggcttcaaattgttttcgcattcatcataaaagttgtagagcataacattttctacgtCCGAAGcgattttttctacgttttaacgtttttgagatatacggcgatgaatgtacattagactgggtttctacattgaccttgccctaagcatgtgtggctaagctcctcactcttatcgccctctaactcaaaAATGGATAGaagtatgtaaaattgtttcagacaaaagttgtatagaattttattatctacaactttcatgatgaatgcAGAAACGATtcgaggtacagggagggagatatttaaaaaaaatgtcttttcatcatcttcaaactgtcagattaagaaaacccccctgatttgtgtcagattaatgggtcaacacgtctgcaacaccaagattaaccatttctatgaaaatctgacacactcgagtatgtacatctaacgattttttcacatctttgagaacctgcagacgctttccccatcgctgaaagtgcatacatcgtAAAACCTCTTTTTCTTTCCTCCctcttatcttcaaaatccaccaggtctccacgacgctcgagtaaatcccgatatagcatcgtcggctccccaactatcatATACGGGTCTTATTCGCGAACGTTGGTGTGGCGAGGACGGGGTTAACGGTATAATGAACATTTCACGACCCCAACAACTAGGTGGTGGATAAGTGTACATTCTTGAGGCGGTATTTGTTTCAATGGGCGAACAGATATTGTTATCTCCGCATTAAAGCAGCCATGACAGCGGTAAGGTATCGTGATTTGATAGCAGAACCCATTACTGTCTCTTTTGCAGCTGCCACTTCAGTCAAAAACTGTACTGAACATGTCTGATGGTCTGCAATGTCACAGCAATTACACCGCTTAACCGACCCACCGCAGACTTTACGATAGCTCGCCAATGCTTCGACAGATATTGGGCAAAACATTCCTCAACCTTTCATTGATAACACAAATAGGCAAATAGAGATATTAAACCGTGGTTTCAAGGCATTCGTAACAGAAGGAAAGCCCACCCTTGACCTTTCCAAGCCTCATGTCCCAGAACGTGCCCGGAAAAACTCAGGACCATCTGGAGCCGCTCCAAACGTCCTCCTCCTCCTCCAAATCCACCCCGGTTTCGACCTTCTGGACGTCGTCTTCTCCCTCCGCGCCATGCAAGTCCCACACCCTCGACCTTCGCGATCAATGTCCGCCGATCAAAGACGCGGCGCTTCCAGAGCGTCGAGACGCGTCGCGGTTTCGACAACGTCCGTGCTCCGCGCCGCCTCCACCGCCAGTCGTAGCGACGCCGTCCCTACGTGAGCCTCGCGACGAGGGGACTGATACCGGCGAGCGGTTCGGTGCGTTCATAGGTGCGCGGGTTCGAGTCCCGACGGGGATCGGACTTTTTTCGAACGATTTTTCAGGGTTTCGTCGACGAGGACGGTGATTTCGTGGTTTTTCAGATGGTCGGAGGGAAATGGTAATTTATGTGAGCGAATTCTAGGAATGTTTCTCGGATTTTTTtacaattgaattattttttttttatagaagtCAATTTCAATTATGAAGAATAATGTTGGTCCCATAATAGGTCCAGGGGTTATTCATTCGTAAAAAAATTTAGGTTCTAACCCGAAACCATGAGACGTTTCAATTGTTTTGTTCCAGAGGCTATGGTGACCTAAAAATGGGAcagtttattgaatttttttgttacaTTGTATTTTTTGAGCCTTCAGCTACATTCGTCAACTAATAGCAATCCAACCTAGATCATAGTTCGAAGCCAAACTATTCGAAATTATTATTAAGATCAAATTTCACTCAACTCCCTGATAAACGCCAAAAGTTTcagtattttcaaaatataatgaaatttcaACCTGACAGAGCTTCGAACCTAAAATACCAGTGATTTGACCGCTGTGCCAGAAAaacatatgtac
This genomic stretch from Coccinella septempunctata chromosome 7, icCocSept1.1, whole genome shotgun sequence harbors:
- the LOC123317330 gene encoding high mobility group protein B1-like encodes the protein MMSDESENDGIFEDNNEHDVYYKKYKLLLEECAEIQKANEILVFRIQEVNKIVKKRHKEVQFFKKRLLQHYGEDWSVIPNTDLVKEEPHGSKSNVVVKTEKIKEEKFDDYEEKPEKTRNRRPVKRKTLKTEKDPNAPKRPSNPFFQFCQEQRPILMEELNSNLKPGEVEPSKQELTRQLAVRWKTLSVNDKRVYVDMYEKSKEKYAAEMSEYKMKN
- the LOC123317321 gene encoding uncharacterized protein LOC123317321, producing MFGFLIGASLFVVVLFAVLPLLLFKFVVSQLLQSVWFWLISLIYPDLEFVKTTTVRSLLDTHRNQGIGSILLRVKGPAQPDAVKRHLQEVVNRRSKNGKLSFPRLHQALVTKGAQYAWKKVQFDIEKNVSVSTGIFKNRPVTEFNIQEYVSDLVSKYLPPNCSPWHIIIIPTLEDHHYILLKLHHILLNEHLNIGDLLPLIPPTKPSTGFFASDSPLNNIFKKPKSTPKLLEHIVLELTNFWNEFLSNYDPLENVALLKDNPSFTQFLAIAFITFVSIVKEIRRGFRVIKPDLHSRFTFVSYTIEKEKNKRQLHLSVFLKSIVVSLDPRNLFRISLKLFWTCCISLPVLLPSMLISEFFALYQCVVYGYCNNINTFVGSIKTYVPLIYGALFEFIELAKIIFYSPKNIISHILCQKEYLQTVTLSGRKCVAWSEPIKSSYLKTISKNFAVSELEIMLTAFSKNLSKYLKQTDHVIPEEIAIFMRNINSNYVFATGVNVRPEDSCSGILFMGLPVLNEEKGDTMIENLVKIRNRLNESLEKQQMSYFLTILQTKFGILTEVLPSILLIIYLRYLSRKFAISVTEVSSRHPNVTQKTIWGQEVESAIYFRPPQANTCISVCFNEYADHVKLGVICDTRLIPNHVLLARNFVSHIEDLTRYTPSSH